A stretch of the Terriglobia bacterium genome encodes the following:
- a CDS encoding SDR family oxidoreductase encodes MKLVDQIALITGGGKGIGRAVALAFAREGASLSLCGRNRKQLEKVAEELAHPGTQVMITGCDISREQEVTRLVDATAERFGGLTILINNAGVAGPTAPVADVTLGDWNETIDTNLTGAFLCSRAALKYMIPRRRGKIINIASIAGTMAYPLRAPYSVSKWGMLGLSRTLAAELGEFNIQVNAICPGPVRGERMQNVIERRAAELGRTSEEVAQQYVASTALKKFVDPEHIAEQVTLLASAAGDSTTGQIFTIDCGFAL; translated from the coding sequence ATGAAGCTGGTGGATCAAATCGCGTTGATCACGGGCGGAGGCAAGGGGATTGGACGCGCTGTTGCATTGGCCTTTGCTCGTGAAGGAGCATCCCTCTCCCTCTGCGGCCGGAACCGGAAACAGCTGGAAAAGGTCGCTGAGGAACTGGCGCACCCAGGAACTCAAGTAATGATCACCGGTTGCGACATTTCGAGGGAGCAGGAGGTGACTCGACTCGTGGACGCCACTGCGGAGCGGTTCGGGGGGCTAACGATCCTCATCAACAATGCCGGAGTCGCAGGGCCCACCGCTCCCGTCGCTGATGTGACTTTGGGGGATTGGAACGAAACCATAGATACCAATTTGACCGGGGCGTTCCTTTGCTCCCGGGCTGCCCTCAAGTACATGATCCCCCGTCGCCGCGGGAAGATCATCAATATTGCATCTATTGCCGGGACGATGGCCTATCCGCTGCGTGCCCCCTATTCGGTTTCCAAATGGGGAATGTTGGGACTGAGCCGGACCCTTGCGGCGGAACTTGGAGAATTTAATATCCAGGTCAATGCAATATGTCCCGGACCTGTTCGCGGGGAAAGAATGCAGAACGTCATTGAACGGCGGGCAGCAGAACTGGGACGAACCAGCGAAGAGGTCGCTCAACAATACGTTGCTTCAACAGCCCTGAAGAAATTCGTAGATCCGGAACACATTGCAGAGCAGGTCACGTTGCTGGCGTCGGCCGCAGGTGACTCGACCACAGGACAAATATTCACTATTGATTGCGGCTTCGCGCTTTAG
- a CDS encoding AAA family ATPase produces the protein MEIQIPSTPTDQLAELNPDLRSVQIKDFEDKLQDRVVGQGRAVRRMSDLFQIYQAGMSVPGRPIGNLLFLGPTGSGKTRLVEAAAEVLFGDSNAYVKIDCGEFQHSHEIAKLVGSPPGYLGHRETQPVLTQEALDRFHNDRMKITLVLFDEIEKASDALWKLLLGILDKATLTLGDNRRVDFSKCIIVMTSNLGGGEISRMMMGTGLGFATAQQKYDSPETDDFVYRTALESAKRKFSPEFMNRIDKVIVFRPLKAEHLSKILDIELSYVQQRILNSQSENKFVFHCSDAAREFLLKEGTDPQYGARPLKRTIERQIVFPLANLTATKQIALGDFIQVDYRSNSNRLVFLKAQEGAIIHAPAIPTVSAESTAAEAGVPASTNAGAEEKPHIFPYSKLKTQ, from the coding sequence ATGGAAATTCAAATCCCATCAACCCCGACCGACCAGCTGGCCGAACTGAACCCCGACCTGAGAAGCGTCCAGATCAAAGATTTTGAAGATAAGCTCCAGGACCGAGTTGTCGGCCAAGGGCGCGCAGTGAGACGGATGTCAGATCTGTTCCAGATCTACCAGGCCGGCATGAGCGTGCCGGGACGCCCGATTGGTAACCTTCTCTTTTTGGGTCCGACAGGATCGGGAAAGACCCGCCTCGTCGAAGCGGCGGCCGAGGTCCTGTTTGGCGACAGCAACGCCTATGTCAAGATCGATTGTGGAGAGTTTCAGCACAGTCATGAAATTGCCAAGCTGGTGGGATCGCCTCCGGGTTATTTGGGCCATCGCGAAACCCAACCCGTGCTGACCCAGGAAGCGCTGGATCGTTTTCACAACGACCGGATGAAAATCACCCTCGTTTTGTTTGACGAGATCGAGAAGGCGAGCGACGCCCTTTGGAAATTATTGCTTGGAATCCTCGACAAAGCCACTCTTACTCTCGGGGATAACCGTCGTGTCGATTTTTCGAAATGCATCATCGTCATGACCTCGAACTTGGGCGGCGGAGAGATCAGCCGCATGATGATGGGCACTGGTTTAGGTTTTGCCACCGCGCAACAGAAATACGACTCGCCCGAAACCGATGATTTCGTCTATCGAACGGCGCTGGAGTCGGCCAAGCGGAAGTTCTCACCTGAGTTCATGAACCGGATTGACAAGGTCATCGTGTTCCGTCCGCTAAAGGCAGAGCACCTCTCCAAGATCCTCGATATTGAGCTGAGCTATGTGCAGCAACGAATTCTGAATTCTCAATCTGAAAACAAGTTCGTCTTCCATTGTTCTGATGCTGCTCGGGAGTTTCTCCTGAAGGAGGGGACTGACCCGCAATACGGCGCCCGGCCCCTCAAGCGGACCATCGAACGACAGATCGTCTTCCCCCTGGCCAACTTGACCGCAACCAAGCAAATCGCGTTGGGGGACTTCATTCAGGTAGACTACCGTTCCAACTCCAACCGTCTTGTGTTCCTGAAGGCGCAGGAAGGCGCCATCATTCATGCGCCGGCAATCCCAACAGTCTCGGCCGAGAGCACAGCGGCCGAAGCGGGAGTGCCTGCTTCAACAAATGCCGGGGCAGAAGAAAAACCCCATATCTTCCCCTATTCGAAATTGAAGACCCAATAG
- the tpx gene encoding thiol peroxidase, protein MATERPKGTTMKGNPMTLIGPELKVGNKAPSFTMRNQDLQPFTLNDTKGKIRLISVVPSLDTPVCDAQTRRFNQEAAKLGDMVEIITVSVDLPFAQKRWCGAAGIDKIKVVSDYYDRSFSEAYGTLIKELHIDSRAIFVVDDKDTIHYVEYVPEVANHPNYDKALAAVKGLLGTQAAGHPA, encoded by the coding sequence ATGGCAACAGAACGACCCAAAGGGACGACGATGAAGGGCAACCCGATGACATTGATTGGGCCGGAGCTGAAAGTAGGGAACAAGGCGCCGAGCTTCACGATGCGCAACCAGGACCTTCAGCCATTCACGCTCAACGACACCAAAGGGAAGATCCGGCTGATCAGCGTTGTGCCGTCGCTTGACACGCCGGTCTGTGATGCACAAACGCGACGATTCAACCAAGAGGCGGCAAAGCTGGGCGATATGGTGGAGATCATTACGGTGAGTGTCGACCTGCCTTTTGCTCAGAAACGTTGGTGTGGAGCAGCGGGGATTGACAAGATCAAAGTGGTTTCAGACTACTACGACCGCTCTTTCTCGGAAGCCTATGGAACCTTGATCAAGGAACTTCACATTGACAGCCGTGCGATCTTCGTGGTTGATGACAAGGACACGATTCACTACGTCGAGTATGTTCCCGAAGTCGCCAATCACCCTAACTATGATAAGGCCCTTGCTGCCGTCAAGGGTTTGCTGGGAACGCAGGCGGCTGGGCATCCGGCGTAA
- a CDS encoding peptidase M18: MKHPVTVCVMVFLMLASTSTTGQAQDAGDWSAKKSGWQQLTEADRTVMDSLNGDFKRFLNASKTELMATREAIPRAESAGFEIFSEQTSVVPGKKLIFNNRDRALILVVVGREPLASGLHIIGTHIDSPRLELKARPFVSASGFTVFKTTYHGGIKKYQWANVPLALVGRIDRKDGTHVDVSIGAQAGDPVFLIPDVAPHEDKEMQDRKYSEVFKGEEMDPIAGSIPGDNTTLSETVKGVLKKYQVEEEDFVSAELQLVPAASAADVGLDRGLTGSYGQDDKLSSFCALRALLDLEAVPRHTALIYLSDNEESGSDNNTGANSTFLRETVGRLLEAQSPRSFNENQVRHALHASKAISADVNLGLNPIFPSTAEVSNTARLGYGVSIKRYGHGFDANSEFIGQIRKILDEHHIPWQTQTPKVDVGTGGTIGQFLSREEIEVIDMGVPVLSMHSPYEISSKVDVFNFWRLMKAFLME; the protein is encoded by the coding sequence ATGAAACATCCAGTCACCGTTTGTGTGATGGTCTTTCTCATGCTGGCATCCACTTCGACAACAGGTCAGGCACAAGACGCCGGCGACTGGTCTGCAAAGAAGTCAGGGTGGCAACAACTGACCGAAGCCGACCGAACTGTCATGGACTCGTTAAATGGAGACTTCAAACGGTTCCTCAACGCCTCCAAAACGGAGTTGATGGCGACGCGCGAGGCCATTCCCCGGGCGGAATCCGCGGGCTTTGAAATCTTTTCGGAACAGACATCCGTCGTCCCAGGCAAGAAGTTGATTTTTAACAACCGGGATCGAGCCCTGATCCTGGTGGTTGTCGGGCGGGAGCCTCTTGCGTCCGGGCTGCATATCATCGGCACACACATCGACTCGCCGCGGCTCGAACTCAAGGCCCGTCCGTTTGTCTCCGCCAGCGGATTTACTGTCTTCAAAACCACATATCACGGTGGAATCAAGAAGTACCAATGGGCAAACGTCCCCCTGGCCCTGGTCGGTCGGATTGATCGGAAGGACGGGACCCACGTCGATGTGTCAATCGGAGCCCAGGCCGGTGACCCAGTCTTTTTAATTCCCGACGTAGCTCCCCACGAAGACAAGGAAATGCAGGATCGAAAATACAGCGAGGTGTTTAAGGGAGAAGAAATGGACCCGATAGCAGGTTCCATTCCGGGGGATAACACGACACTGTCCGAAACGGTCAAGGGAGTTCTCAAAAAGTACCAGGTTGAGGAGGAAGATTTTGTGAGTGCAGAGCTTCAATTGGTGCCGGCCGCCTCCGCCGCTGATGTCGGCTTGGACCGGGGACTCACGGGCTCTTATGGACAGGACGACAAACTCAGCTCGTTTTGCGCCCTCCGCGCGCTGCTTGACCTCGAGGCGGTCCCGAGACACACCGCGCTCATTTATCTCTCTGACAACGAAGAGAGCGGGTCGGACAATAATACGGGGGCCAATTCCACCTTCCTCCGGGAAACGGTGGGTCGACTGCTCGAAGCCCAATCCCCCAGGTCTTTCAACGAGAACCAAGTTCGCCACGCTCTGCATGCCTCAAAGGCCATTTCAGCCGACGTTAATCTGGGCTTGAATCCGATCTTCCCTTCCACGGCCGAGGTTAGCAATACGGCGCGCCTGGGATATGGCGTCTCTATTAAGCGCTACGGGCACGGGTTTGATGCCAACTCTGAGTTCATCGGACAAATCAGGAAGATCCTCGACGAACACCACATCCCCTGGCAAACGCAAACCCCCAAAGTGGACGTCGGAACAGGGGGAACAATCGGCCAATTCCTGTCCCGGGAGGAGATTGAGGTGATCGACATGGGCGTCCCAGTCTTGTCCATGCATTCTCCCTATGAGATCTCCTCGAAAGTCGATGTGTTTAATTTCTGGCGTTTGATGAAGGCATTCCTCATGGAATGA